TTCTCATAAATGCAACAATGGCCACTGTGGCACTGGTCATTCCCTCACCCAGGAGTATCTTGGTTTTGAAactgtctgtgaatgtgtgtaaTTCTGTATACTCTTCTTCTCATTTAGGTTCACCCGCAGTTTGAGAAATGGTGAATGACTACAAGAAAATTGTTCTTCTGTCAGGACTAAAGGGTATCAGtgaccataattttaaaatagttaagtCCTTGTTGAGCAAAGAACTAAAACTAAACAGACAAGCACAATATGGTTATGACAGAATTAAGATCGCTGACTTGATGGAGGACAAGTTTCCAAAAGATGCTGGAATAGACACACTGATAGAACTGTATAAAGAGATTCCAGAACTTGAAGACCTTGCTGATGAACTCAAAAGAGAGAAGGCAAAAGGTAATATGGGAACGCCCTGGATGCCCATCTTTTCTTCAACTTCTCCAACAACATGCTAGCTCTGTGTAGTGATCATAACTGACACAGCCTTTCACAGTGTGTGACTCGGGGTCTATCGAATGACAACATTTCACATGACAAGCATATTAATAACTTATAAAACTTCCTTCTGACAAAGAATTCTGTTTGGGGGTTGGAATATCTTTGAGGGCATTAGggcaaataaaaatgcagaagtTGTTGAAAGAGACAAGACCTTCTTCTACTGTATAAAGAtgagaaaactataaaataaagataggaatatttttaaaaaaatatttaaatcaactAGTACTAATGTTCCACTAAGATGCTCAACATTAtctattcaaaaagaaaataaacaaaacaaacaaataaaaacatactcAATAATTAAGTGAATGTCTACCTCCCAGAGATAGAAAGTAATTCTATTTTATAAAGTCATCagggttaaaagaaaaaagaaagaaaaagaaatggctaaTTTTTGCACAGAGATCCCATTTATGATCCTAGTGATCAGGAGACTGAAACAGGAAGatagtgagtttaagaccagtctggtctgtgTAGCTAGACTCtttatcaaaacaaacacacaattaacaaattaatagataaaacCAAACGGAAACAAAATGTAGGAAGTCAAAGCAAATATAAACATTTTGTCATGCCGCAAATCAGATCATTTCTTTCAATGGTTTACCAGAGTGATCGCCTACAGAAGATGGTTTGTCAGTGATTATCATTACACATGCatttagaggccagaggtcaacactgtgTCTTCATCTATTGCTCTCTCTCCTGTTACTAAGgaagggtctcttactgaacatGAGGCTCTCATTTTCAGCTAAATGGCAAACTAGAATATGTCTACATCAGTCTGCCCAGCCGGGGATTCTAAGTTGCCACCAGGCAGCTGAATTCAGGTCTCCATACTTGCAGGGCAAGGGCTTTACCCAATGAACCATCTCCCCTGACCTAAACTTTAAATTAGTAAAAACTGGACTGTAGGATCATAGGGTTGGGGTAGGACTTGACTGATGGACATAGAAGTCCCCAGGATGGAAAGACTGTATCCATCACACCTAGAAAGAACAGTACCTGAGATAGTCCTGTGGGGGGCCACCTTGGGGCCCCTTCAAGCTTCCAAAGCAGAGGTAGACAAGCATAGTGAGCTAAGCAGGAGCGGAGAGCAAACAGTACTTCATGAACTCCAGCTATCTCAAACCAGCATCTCTGAGTTTACTGCGTtttctctcctgcttcagctaaaaggaaacagacagagaaaagcaTAACTGAGGCAAAAAGACACAGGCGAGATGAACCCAGTACTTCTCAACCTATGCCCACCATACATGAAGATTCAAAACCAGGATCAGGCAGGAGTACACGGAACTCACAGGTATGTTGGCTACGTTTCCAAAGGAAAATCTGCCAAGGTTTCTCCCCTTTTTACCATTGTGTGGACATTTTATTTGTCTATCTCATCATAGGATCTATTAAAATGGAGGTTTTGAGTAACCAGTTTGAGGCTTACTGGTCAGGACTATTGCATTCTTTAACTCTTATCATGTAATTCTCTGTGATgggaataaaaaaatcatttctcaggCAAacgagatggcccagcaggtaaaggtgcttactgtcTTACTGATGACTTGTGTTAAATTCCCAGACCCCACATGTTAGAGCAAGAGAACTAGccccaaagaaatgttttctgaCCTCCGCATGGCCTCAGTGGTACATCCACCCAAGCAGGCAcagtaaagaaatataaagcagGTTAAATCATTGTTCTTCTTTCAACCATTACCGAAATAGTAGTCAGTCAAAGGACATAGCATTTCAAAGCCGCTGAAATAATGTCAAACCTCAACTCAGGCTTTCTAAGTGTAGTCCTGCTCTTCTGACACCACAGAGATGCACAGAAAAGTGATGTAaatgaaatgtttgtttctgtatgAGGCAATTCGACCTGACTCGCTGTCCAGAAGATGTTGTTCTCAAGGATGATATGTTGATTCTTTTGGTGTTAAAGTTACTGTGCTTCACTTAACATTGAAAGCCGTGACTGTGGGTTCAGAATAAAGCTCAataggaaaggagagaacagcttagcatgcacaagactcAGGGTGTAGTTTccaacagaaaaagggaaagagaaaatgaatggttaccaagagaaaaagaagttgaTCACCGAGAGAAGGggaaacaaacccacaaaatatGAAGACGACAGTTCCGTCATATGATTAAACACTCACCATATTATCAAATGCTAATGTCTAAGCCtcagttaaaataaatcttttttcttgaGAGGGTATACCATTTGAAATCATTTTGATCTCAACAGACTAAATCAGTAGCTTAATATAACTAGAGTTGCTAGAGGTCAGTTAAAAGACTTAAAATGGATACTTCCACAAATACTGAACTGTTGCAAATGCCTCAGGTGCCTCCCAAACCATCTCACATGTCTGACAGACTCCTTAGGTGTCTGCAGCAATAGCCTCTAACAGCCTCGTGAGCCCTCTGGTGCCATCCATTCCTCCCATATTGTCCAGGCTCCCCGACTAGCTCCAGCAACTGCTTCTAAGAGGGACCAAGCCACTCAAGTGTCTCCAGAAACATCATCTTGCGGTGTCCAAACTTTCCAAGTGCCTCTAACCTCAGCATCCAGCAGTACCCAGGCCCCTGGAGTGTTTCTAGCAATACCAGCCAAGgtaattttctgttttcacaaTATAACGATGGAGATTGCTACAACTTTCAACTAGCTCATTCATCCCTATCCTAACcctctttctgttgctgtgatgaaacattctGAACAAAAggaacttgaggaggaaagggagtatTTTGGCTTAAgttccatcattgagggaagccaagtcaggaactcaaggtaggaaacCGAAGAAAGGAATTAAGAAGAGACCATGAAAGAACACTGCTTACTAACTTGCTcttcctgacttgctcagctttttttctcatataatataggAACATCTGCCTgaagtggcaccacccacagggaGTTGGGCCTTCcctcatcaatcattaataataccaacaacaacaaaaaaattgttctacggacaggctccagagccaatCTAATGGAGAAAAAATTTCAATTCCTTCTTTCTGGTAATTCTACTTTGTGTCAAGTCAACAAAAACTAACAAGTAAAATCAGCAGtaaacagggaaaagcaaagacTGTCACCATAGGATGTCCTCCACTCTCCTcgactcacacacatgcaaatattcttacattcatacacataggaagaaataaggttttaaaatatttaacatgacATTTAATATATGTTGAACTGACAAGCAATGAATATCAatgtaaatgattttattatgtGAAACAATCCGTGAATAGTTTATAAAGATAATCCTGTGTGTGGGTATGATTTTTAGACTGTTTCTACTCTTTTCTGTGCCTGCAGAGAATACTAAAGACACCTGCAACTAAACTTCCTTCATTTCTAAAGGAAGTGTATGATAATTGCTCCTTAAGTCCTGTGCACTTTTCTTCAGCAACTGCTATCATATTGTGAGCTACTACTTAGGGTACCTTAGCTTCATTTGCCAAGACTAAAGAGGAGATGCACATAAAATCCCCTTCTCTACTACGTATGATTAGTACAAGCTGCCATTATTACCTATATCTCCATGAACTAAATTATACCATGCCAGCTGTTGTTtagacttttctttcattctccaCAATTAGCTGTCTTAATTGTaccattttttctttgctttatacatTATATGCAGAAACCAAGACTGAAGACTGTACCTGAGCAACCTTCTGAGGAAAATGGTCAACACCCAGGTCCCAAAAAAGTGATGGTGTTAAAAGCAACAGAACCATTCACATATGacctgaaaagagagaaaaggatgtTCCATGCCACAGTGGCCACTGAGACTGAATTCTTCAGAGTGAAGGTGTTTGATATTGTTCTGAAAAAGAAGTTCATCCCCAACAAGGTCATTACCATCTCAAATTACTTTGGTCTCAACGGGTTCATAAATATACGCAGTGCCACCAGTGTGTCAGAGGTAAATGGTAACCAATCAATGAATATCCCAACTACACTGAGACAAAGAGCCAATGCAACACCTAAAATCAATTATCTTTGCTCAAAGAGAAGAGGAATATTTGTGAATGGAGTGTTTATGGTAAATAAGGTAAGCCACAGCATTATTCTGTAAAATGTCTCATGTAATCTCAGATTTTCAGTCTTACCTTGCCAGATGATAACGGTTAACTTACTGCATGCCAAAATTAAAGGTCTCCTTGATCAGTGTTGGGGACTAGGGTTCCCTGTCTTTAAGTGTGAAAAGCAGTCTCAATATACTTCTCAGGGTACCATGATGAAAACTGTTTTAGAAAGATATTCACCAAGAGACTCTCACATTTTTCAAGCAATATCATCTATTTTGTTTACTATGCATAGACATTTACATTAACACTTGTATCATTAAGATTTCGTTTCTTTGCGTTCCTCACCTCCAAATTATTGAGAATTTGATGGTGAAGGAGAGTTGACTACCTAAGATAGGGTGTAGTTTATAACAACCAGAATACAAACCAAAGTATACTCTTCTGCCCAGAATGCACCAGGTAGAAAAAGctgggttctttctttctacctgttAGGAATAGTAACAGCAAAGGAATGTCCCAGCAGCAGAATTGTTGAAGTTGCCCATGAGAGTAGGGGTAAGCAGGTCAAAGgcaaaagcttctttcttctgGGTTCTTTTCTTAATGCTTCCATCAGGGATGGCCCAGATTTAAAACTGGGTCTCCTGACCTCAAGTGATCTGAACTTAGGATCAGCCTTgccacctcaaatgatccaatcaagaatAATCCCCTACTTATGTATCCAACTGCTTGAGTTTTTGTTGACTCCAGATATGGTCATGTTGACAGCCAAGATAAGCTATCACGGTCAATATTAAACCTTTAAGAAGGTTtacataggggctggagagatggctcagtggttaagagcattgcctgctcttccaaaggtcctgagttcaattcccagcaaccacatggtggctcacaNNNNNNNNNNNNNNNNNNNNNNNNNNNNNNNNNNNNNNNNNNNNNNNNNNNNNNNNNNNNNNNNNNNNNNNNNNNNNNNNNNNNNNNNNNNNNNNNNNNNNNNNNNNNNNNNNNNNNNNNAcatgaaaaaaaagaaggtttACATATCGGGATTGGCAATGCAAAATACCTGAAGCTGTTTTGCCCCCCAGGTCTCAACTGACAGCTCCATTTTTCCTGCCCAAGCCAAGATTCTGCCTACCCCCTTTACTTCTCATGACATGACAGTGTCTGGCCATTTCTCAGAAGATGAGTATTACTTTCTTTTACAGAAAAATGAGATGAAGGACTGCATTTGCTATGAAATCCAAGATAACACAGGGATGATGGAAGTGATGGTCTATGGACGACTGACCAGTGTTAACTGTAATCCAGGAAATAAACTTAGACTCATGTGCTTTGAATTAACAGATAAGGATAAAGTGCACCTGAGATCTACGAGGCACAGTAACATGAAGGTATGTGCTCTAGGGGAATATCCTCCTTCCCAGGAATCAtgtttttaatatagtaaaaccAGTGCAGGTATTGCATAGATAATTCAAcaggtaaaaggaaaaaagttttcaGTTAATACATGTAAATTCCCTTTCTGTCCTTTAAATTATGATCATTTTAATCATAGAAAATGGTGGAAATTCAGAAAGATTATCAAAAGTCATTATGTTATTGGTAGGGCATGGGGACTCTCACTTTTAATTCCACCACTCAGGGGACTGAGGTagatggatggatctctgtgagttggaggctagcctggtccccACAATCAGTTCTAAGCCAGCCCAGTTCCAAAACAACTAGCTATTTTGTCCTAagttaattaatgaaaatattgaatTTATTAAAGCAGAGAGATTATCCAATAAGTATGTGACTTCGATTAAGAGATGTGTATCACATTCTGGCTCTGCGGTTTTTTCAAATTGACTAATAACCTGAAGAAACTAACGATCCTAATCTACACCATAGAAATAGTGTCCATTGCTGAGGTTCATCAGCAGAACTCACAGCACATGTATTCTTACAAGGACACCTGGAGCAAATCAGAGCACAAAGAAACCAGAATCCATGCACTTGTCCCTCTGATGCACACATCCCAGCAGGATTCTTTGTATAGTAAAGCCAGTCTAAGATTGTAGTGGAAACAAATGAACTATTGGAGCTGACCTCCTGAGTCACACAGTCTTGTTAGAGTCCCTAGTTCTCAGGACCATTGTCAccattctcaaccttcctcacgGCTGCAGCACCAGGCACGCATTTTGCACAGtcttcctgccctcctgcccaGTGAGATCACCCCATGCAACCCTTGTCATTAGGTGTTGCGCCTCCTTCTCTTCCGATGCTCCATGACACCGCATGCTTTTCCACCTTCACTCATACTGGGTAGGAGGAAAGAGCTCATGTTGCAGTCTCAAGCAAAGATCAAAATCTGACTGCAGGGGcagaaaaatcatttaaagaagCTGGCAATGTGAGAAATGAGGGGTAGCTCATAGAGACAAGACGGTGTGAGTAAAGGGGGAGGGTGTGGCCAGCTCCATCAAAACCAATCTGACATCATCACTTTCTTCTTCAAGGTCATCAAGGCTGAGAAATGAGAAGCAATCACTCTATCCTGCTTCAATTATGAAACTTCGTGAATTTTTCACTGTGGAGACTTGAGGACCTCTGATGTTTGTAGAGATAAGATCTAGTTCCAACTACAGATAAAGATTATATATGTAACAGATAAAACTCAGTTCTTTGCTCTAGgaaataatgattttaattttaacctttctccattttttgtattttaattagataatttgattttataatgCTTATATATTGAAAAGAAGGAAAGCCTTTTACTCTGAATCAAGTACTTCTGCAATACTTCCACTTGTTACTTGCTTTAAAAACTTGATCATTCCTGTTcgttcctctccccactccccatccacaataggatgtctattctatttcccatcCACAGTGAAATTCGTGTTTTCTGCCCTTGAGCTTTCCTTGATACTAggcttctctgggtctgtagatTATAGAatggctatcctttgctttatgattaATATCTACTTAAAAGTGACtccataccatgtttgtctttctgtgtcgaggttaccttactcagaatgatcttttctagttccatccatttgccaaaaatgtcatgatgtcattgtttttaacagctgggTAACACTCTCTTGTGTAACTGtaccattctttggttgagagacatCTTGGTTATTTCAGtatctggctattataaataaagctgttgTGCAAATGTGCTTGTGGTATAGGGCAGCATCCATTGGGCATTTGTCCAGGTGGGGGGAGGATAGAGGGAGGGACAACTGGAGTTGGGAGACATCTCTGGTGGTTTTAcggaaaatgacccccaaaagtagtgacactattaggaagtataGCTTTGTTAGAGTAGGAGTGGCCTTGTACTAGGAAGCAAGTCGTCCTGGGAATGAccttgaggtctcctttgctcaagttaTACTCAATGTAACacacaattcacttcctgttgccttttgaTCAAGATGTCGAAACCTCAGCTCCCTCTCTAGCACCCTACTGCCATGTTGAgtcatgaggataatggactaaacctctgaaactgttagccaccccaattaaatatttttctttaaaagggtttccatagccatggtgtctcttcacgacAATAGACACCCTAACAAAGacacctagtgcagtggaaactttcAATAATCTATaagggaagccgggcggtggtagcacacgcctttaatcccagcacttgggaggcagaggcaggcggatctctgtgagttcgaggccagcctggtctagttccagctagttccaggatggacaggaaccaaaagctatggagaaaccctgtctctaaaaatcaaaaaaaaaaaaataatctataagGGTGACCCTGGCTAAGACATTTTGCAATGGAGGATAGGAagcctgaactggctttctcttgtaaccaggcaagacttccagtggaagGATTGAGACACCAACCCAGGCAAAGACCTTCAAACTACAATTTTTCCTACTTACAAGATATGTTGGGGTAAAGGCGaagcagaaattgtgggagtggtcaaccaataactggtccagcttgagacccattCCTTAAGAAGGAGTTCACCCTTGGCACTGATTGCAGGGCCAGAACACAAAGGTGAGAAAGCCCAAAGACCCAGAAAAGAACGAAACAAGATTGGGGGAAAAACATCAATGAAgggattcctaatgatattctactatactaATAGATTTGTGCCTAGTCCAATGGTCGTATGAGAGACTttacccagcaactgatggaaatatctgatgcagagacccacatccaaACATTAGACAAAACCcagggaatcctgtggaggaagaggaagggttgtaagagccagaggggtcaaggacacctcgagaaaacccacaaaattaaCTAACCCAGGCTCATAGACTGAACCAATGACCAGGGAGTCTTCATGGGACTAACTTAGACACTCTGCATCTATGCTGAAGTTATGTAGCTTAGTCTTCTTTTGGGAATCCTAACAGTgaaagcaggggctgtctctgactctgttgcctgctttccAGACCCTTTCCTTCAACCAGGTTGCCTCACTCAGCCTTAATAGCACAAGAGGTGCCTTGTCTCACTGTGACTTTCTATACcctggctgatatccatgggaggcctgtccttatctgaagagaaatgggggaggagCATATGAGAGTGGGGAAAGGgctgggagaaaaggaaggaagggaaactttGCTCAGGATGTCAAAAAATAGCTGGGTCTGGAGATCAGGGTGGATTAAATacatttcatgaaatatttatgcTTTCGGTATAATATTTAAGGACAAAGCCTTGCTCATAAAAGGAGTGTCAACCTCAGAGAAATCAAACTCTCAATAAAAAACAGGTTGAGTTTGAAATCCAGCTCAGAATGCAATTGCCAAGACCAGTGTCCTCAGGAAGGGTGcagtcttttctctgctttttcctgAGTAAATATGAGCGTATTACAGAGTTTAATCATTAGAAATAAGAATTTCCAGAAGTGAATGATAAGAGTACATTCTGTTATTGGCAGAAGTAAGAAAACGTCACTTCCAGTTCTAGGGTGAAATAAGGTCAGGGAAGATTTGAGAACAGGAGGAACATGCCCTagaacaaagcaaagacaaagaaTTAAGAGAGTAGTTATGAGCCTCAGGGAAGGATCCCTGTGGTGTTGGTTACCTTTCTGATTGCTATGACAACATACCTAGCAAAAACAACTGAGAAAAAGGAAGGTATGGGTTTGCTCACAGTTTAACTGCAGAGGAGGGTGAGCTAGCTGATCACAGCCTAGCTGCAGCAGGAAGTGGGGAACAATATGTGCTGTAAGAgagctccctttctcttctcataTTCCGTCCACAGCCTTTGCCGGTGGAGAGCTACCACATTTCAActgatttacaaaataaaaagctcCCTCCAAACGTGCCTAAAGTATTACCTCCTAAACGATTATTGATCCTGTTAGATTTATAACCAATATCAATAAGCTGGGCAGTGACCTAACAGGGAGGAAAGGAGCAAAGAAGGGTGGAAATAGCAGCTATAAAGAAATaagagctggccttggtgagttcccaaggGNNNNNNNNNNNNNNNNNNNNNNNNNNNNNNNNNNNNNNNNNNNNNNNNNNNNNNNNNNNNNNNNNNNNNNNNNNNNNNNNNNNNNNNNNNNNNNNNNNNNNNNNNNNNNNNNNNNNNNNNNNNNNNNNNNNNNNNNNNNNNNNNNNNNNNNNNNNNNNNNNNNNNNNNNNNNNNNNNNNNNNNNNNNNNNNNNNNNNNNNNNNNNNNNNNNNNNNNNNNNNNNNNNNNNNNNNNNNNNNNNNNNNNNNNNNNNNNNNNNNNNNNNNNNNNNNNNNNNNNNNNNNNNNNNNNNNNNNNNNNNNNNNNNNNNNNNNNNNNNNNNNNNNNNNNNNNNNNNNNNNNNNNNNNNNNNNNNNNNNNNNNNNNNNNNNNNNNNNNNNNNNNNNNNNNNNNNNNNNNNNNNNNNNNNNNNNNNNNNNNNNNNNNNNNNNNNNNNNNNNNNNNNNNNNNNNNNNNNNNNNNNNNNNNNNNNNNNNNNNNNNNNNNNNNNNNNNNNNNNNNNNNNNNNNNNNNNNNNNNNNNNNNNNNNNNNNNNNNNNNNNNNNNNNNNNNNNNNNNNNNNNNNNNNNNNNNNNNNTACTACTACGACAGGAGAATGTGCAGTATCAGGCATAGGGACTCCACTTGGCTTGGATTTTACACCCAGCCCTCTTCTAAGAATACACTGGCAGCTTAGCCTTACCTGCACATGCTATGAAAACAAACCCCTCTATCAACAATGCACCTTTAAACCAATTGGCAACATAGAACCCTCAAGTGTATCAGGCTTCAGACATATGTAtttcaaacaatgaaaataagtCGCTCTCCTAGCAATTCTTTAGTGATACATATCCCAGAACATTTCCTGATATTAAATGGGAAGGTCTAATCCAGCCTAGATGGTTTTGGTGCATGTATAATGAGACAAACTATGTCCTATTTACCATCTTATGGCCTATATATAATTGAGCATGCATGCAATTTATATTAGATGTATCATGAAAAGATACCTTTGCAGTGAACAAAATCCTATTGAACCCAAGCCtatcaattaaaataaagaatcacCTGTGCTGTGTTCCTTGGACAACCAATCTTCTACCTCTCTTCAAATCCATAGCAGTAATTCCCAGACAATAACTGTTATTCTTGAGTATCTTCATTTATATGCCTGTTGTTCCTCTTGACTTCATATTCCTTTCTAGCCTGTGATACCCCTTAGCTTTAAATAGAGTTTGCTATATAATTTGAAATCTGGATAGGCCTTAATTTCAATTCCTTGAATAGGATGTCAAGAATCTGAACACACTAAGCTCCgtatcttagagtttctattgctgggatgaaacaccattgTAGTCGAGAgctacttgttcatttctggctgcccagccccaaaataattacacagaaactatattatttgcaatactttttgaccaatagcttaagtgtatttctagctagcacttatatcctaaattaatccatctccattaatctgtgcataacCACAAGGTCGtagcctactggcaaagttcctgTGGGCTCTGATGGGGGCATCTGTCTTCTACAGCAGCTATATggcttctttttgactctgcttactctctcttcctctatctggttggaattcctgccttgccctattctgcgcTGCAATaggccccaaacagcttctttattaaccaatagtattcataacatacaaaggggaatcccacatcaaaccatgaccaaaagcaagttgtggaagaaaatttttatttggcttacacttccatatcactgttaaTGGATGcagaaagtcagaacaggaactcataACGGCAGGATCCTGGaagtaggagctgatgcagaagctatggaggagtgctgtttactggcttgtttgtCATGTCTTGCTcagcatgttttttgttttgttttgttttgtttttgtaaaaccCAAGACCAACAGCCCAAAGATTGCAGCACCTGCAATAGACTGggacctcccccatcaatcacaaattacaaaaatgccttacagctggatcttaagggaagattttttttcaattaaggtTCCCTTATTTCAGataactgtagcttgtgtcaagttggcataaaactatcTAGCACATCTGGTAACAAGGATTCAACAAGAAATCTGACTAAATtccaaagtctttattttttggtttccCAACATCCAGAACTGTGAggaataaatatttgtttcttataaATTACCCCATCTGTGTCCTTGTCGTATAAAAATACAGAGCAAAAAGTGTAAGAAAGAATGCATTTTCCACAAAAGGTGTGGACAGATTATAACTTGGACAAATCTGAAATTTTGCTCACTCGTGTGTTCCTCAATGCTATTCCACGGAGATGAGAACAATGGTGCCAAATGCACAGTGGGAAGAAACTGGCTCGTGTGCCATAAAGTTCACATAAGGACTCAAACCCTCACTCCCTAAGCCAATGTCCTGTTATTCCACTCAAAGTAGAGAGAAAACCCACTAGAAGTGTTgtgatttcttttgaaatttcagGCAAAAGGAAAAGTAGAACAACTGCTGCAATCGTTGCCCTACAGTTAAAGTGGTAGCCGGCTGCTTTTGCATGGATTTGAGTTCCACTGCATAAGAGAGAATCCATGGCTGGAGCTCTGCACATGGCCAGAACCTCATGGAGCAGGAATAGGCTCCAGAAAGGAATACCCTACTTTTGTTTTACTCAAAGACATATTATCAAACTGCCATAAGAATACTTGTGTACTCTAGAAAATAAAAGCTCCTTTTGGAGTTCTTTGTAGTGTTAAAAGAATTTAGACATAGACTTTGAAGGAAACTTGTGGACAATTTCATGAACATTTaggagaaaa
The window above is part of the Microtus ochrogaster isolate Prairie Vole_2 unplaced genomic scaffold, MicOch1.0 UNK35, whole genome shotgun sequence genome. Proteins encoded here:
- the LOC101986334 gene encoding pyrin and HIN domain-containing protein 1-like, which translates into the protein MVNDYKKIVLLSGLKGISDHNFKIVKSLLSKELKLNRQAQYGYDRIKIADLMEDKFPKDAGIDTLIELYKEIPELEDLADELKREKAKAKRKQTEKSITEAKRHRRDEPSTSQPMPTIHEDSKPGSGRSTRNSQAPRLAPATASKRDQATQVSPETSSCGVQTFQVPLTSASSSTQAPGVFLAIPAKKPRLKTVPEQPSEENGQHPGPKKVMVLKATEPFTYDLKREKRMFHATVATETEFFRVKVFDIVLKKKFIPNKVITISNYFGLNGFINIRSATSVSEVNGNQSMNIPTTLRQRANATPKINYLCSKRRGIFVNGVFMVNKKNEMKDCICYEIQDNTGMMEVMVYGRLTSVNCNPGNKLRLMCFELTDKDKVHLRSTRHSNMKVIKAEKCSPILLEMVNEYKRIVLLKELQCISDYDFRIVKSLLIHDLQLTKKVQDEYDRIKLLDDASLTTTEIVENKSKRKAEHVAIGPSQNESSTSHFVSNTEEVLELGSTMATPSSKKPEDTLTKSPDIVTTQSFQEEHKLPELSTANRCPVVSEPQTPQGLPTTACSSLQTPLEPPEVSHVILTTSQGPLAPFSTSDRTSLVSPVMASRSIHTSQKPRLKTVPKQPSQEDGHHQDPKQVMVLKATQLFTYDMRENRMMFHATVATETEFFRVKVFDTVLKKKFIPNNIIVISDYIGHNGFLEICRGSSVSDVKGTNMMDIPVSLRQRANATPKINTICSQRVGTFVNGVFSVYVVIIVLFCKISFATTDFKS